DNA sequence from the Eptesicus fuscus isolate TK198812 chromosome 7, DD_ASM_mEF_20220401, whole genome shotgun sequence genome:
CCTCAATACccttcctcctgccagcctgggccGTTTTCACATTTCCTCTCCTCCTGTCCACCCATGCCTTCTCCCTGTAAAGGACTCGAATTCAAACCCTTTCCTTTGGGCAGTCCTTGTGGACTTAGTGTCCTCAGGTCTTGCCTCTCTTCTGTGCATTCCCTTTTTTTCTCACTCAGCAATTACCGTCTTGGATTGGACTAAATGACTAAATGTTCATGCCCAGCACTTTTCAAGACCTTCTCTGGAGGCTTCTCAGACCCCTGAAGACTGAGGGGGTGCAAGTGGGTCCCTACTGGGGCCAAGGGATTACAACAAATGTGGCAAAGTGATCATCACCATAGAGgtagaaataaaattacaaagttACAAATTGTGCGaaccaaataaaacattttgcctATGAAACCAAAAGACAtacaaaacataatttatttaatacgcaatttttaaattttcccttgAATGTTCGAACTAGGTGTTCCTGGTAGCTCAGACACACTCCCATCCACTGTTTCACAGATGAGTTAAACTGCAGCTCAGCGATTTCCATGCCTGGCCAAGCATCGCTCAGAATTTCATTCCCACCTAGCATTTGGGAGCTCCCCGGAAAAGCATGAAGGGAAATGAAACTAAAATACAGTAGATACCATTGTCCACCAGCCCAAGAGGTCTCCCAAAGCAAGGGGCTCTGTCTCCTTCTGCCCCTGAGGCTCCCCAAATCTCAGTtaaggcctgggaagggccttGGAAACCTCAGTGAACTGTGGCCCTGCCCCGGGTTTCCTTctgtccctcccctttccctccagcaAAAAACACAAGCAGCCCAGGAGCCCCACCTGGGCCCACCCTTCCTGTGGGTGGCCTAGAACTCTCCTCCTTCCTGTTCTATCATCATCCTCATCAACAACATTGGGTGTTTCACACCTAATAGCCAGGATCTGATTAATTCATGATAAGGTGTTAATGACTTGTTAATAGCTTGATGAGATGCTTTTCCCAGGAACACAGTATTTGGAGGGATGCAGAAACCAAGTGCTTTGAGGGCAGGGTACTTTGCATTGCCCCCCTCAGCACTTGGTAAGTGCTAGTAAATATTTGACAAGTGGATCAAGCCAAGAGACTTGGCTCAACAGAGGTTTACCAAAGGGAGAACATAAGAgatggaagaagggagggagggagggagggaggaagggaaggagggagggagggaaggagggagggaggtataTACTAGATGGTCTCTGATCTGGAGAACCTCTACTTTCTTtacaaagaaaaactgaaatgaCATGTGACACAGCCTTCAGAGCAACTTCATGGCAGCTGCGACAGAGTCATTGTCTTTCCAGCACATATCAAGACCATgctgagggctgagggagaggaggagagtgaAGACCTGGGCTATGCTGACCCAGGAAGACCCCTGGgaagagggcaggtgggggagcaaTAGAACGAGATGTGGcaaaagagaggggggaggatGAATAGAAGATGAAGAGGAGCGatgaggagggatggagagagaagtcAGGAAATAGAAATTCTGATGGTTTCACTAAGAGCTATGAAGACAAAATGGTAGGGGAAAGGGATTCCAGGTCAACCCCTAAGCAAAGTGGGAGAGAACCCCACTTCAGCCTTGCTCCAAATTATCCTCCCTCATGTGGCCACTGCCAGCCAAGAGTCACAGGGCCCAGCAGGAATCTCTGGGCAAGGGCAATCTCCAGGGGAAGAAAAGGGACCGCAGCAGCAATGCAGTCACGTGGGAGATCCAGGACCCACCCCAGAGCTGGGGACACAGGATAGAGGGGCAGCAGGCAGAATCTAGGACAGGGATCACAGGGACCACAGGACCATTTGGAGCAGGATGGCACCATGCTCTCTGGGTCACCTTCTTTGGGAGGCCCGCACTGGGGGGCCCAACCCCCGCCAGCCTGCATTCCTGGctcccatgggtctgggagatgcAGCAGTTCAGTCTCACTTTGACAGTAGTTTCTTCTATTTGAACTCTAAACACAGGCTCCTGTCCTACACATCGAAGGGAAGACAAATGATCAAATGGGAcctgcacccctcctccaggAGTCTTCCCTTGAAACCTCCAGGCTCTGAGCAAGCCTTTCTTTGTCCTCCCATTTCTCCTCCTAGTTGACTTCCTAAATTTCTCGGCCACCTTCCCCAACTCcatcctcctttcctcttcctctttctatctAGTGCTTGAAGGACTAGACATCAATTGTCTCTTGCCTATTGCGGGAGTTTGAGAGAAGTAAAGTGTGGACTCCCTTTCTCTGGAGAACTTGCAGAAGCACATGGCCCCCCTGTGTCCATGGCTGACTCTGGCCTGGGCTGCTCATGTCCCATGCAGGGGAGAGGGTCACTCCACCCCAATAGCCCAGCAGAGAGAGCTGCTGTCTCTGTGGGTTAGGAGAAGAGGCCATGGGTGGGTTGTGCCTCCAGGAGGTGTGGGGGAGCGGTGCATGCCTGAatgacctgcccctgcccctttctGGGAAAGAGGAGGACACTGCTATGGCTGGAGTCCCCACATACTCTATCTACCCTGTGGCCTGCTCTGTCCAGAGCAACCCATCTCCTCCCATCCTCCTGAGCCCCCGAGaggaagcccacaacccagagaTGAATCAGGATAGGGATGAAGGACCAGCGACATCCCCTGGAGAGGCTGGGCCTGCGGCAAATTGCCCTATGACAACAGGTTAATTAGATAAGACCCAAATTACATGAGCAAGGCTTGCAAGCCCAGCACTTTGAAGGTTTCATGTTGTCTCAGAGGTGGGGAGGGCTTGGTCTCTAGCTCAGCATAGAGAAAATGACTTCTTGCTCCCAGGCACGCCAAACCCACGAATTAAGCTCTTGACTGCCCATCCACAAGCCCCAGTGCCAAGCACATATAAGGAAGGGCACCTGTCGGTCCTCGCAGCAACCTGTGGAACCCGTGTGGGATtttgccttcctccctcctgagTCTGTGTTCCGCCTCCACCAGCAGCATGAGCCGCCAGTTCACCTGCAAGTCGGGAGCTGCCGCCAAGGGGGGCTTCAGCGGCTGCTCTGCTGTGCTCTCAGGGGGCAGCTCGCCCTCCTTCCGGGCAGGGGGCAAAGGGCTCAGCGGGGCCTTTGGGAGCCGGAGCCTCTACAGCCTGGGGGGCTCCCGGGGCATCTCCTACAACGTGGCCAGTGGCAGCGGGAAGAGTGGAGGTTATGGATTTGGCCGGGGCCGGGCCAGTGGTTTTGCTGGCAGCATGTTTGGCAGTGTGGCCTTGGGACCTGTGTGCCCAACTGTGTGCCCGCCTGGAGGCATCCACCAGGTCACTGTCAATGAGAGCCTCCTGGCCCCCCTCAATGTGGAGCTGGACCCGGAGATCCAGAAAGTGCGCGCCCAGGAGCGGGAGCAGATCAAGGCGCTGAACAACAAGTTCGCCTCCTTCATCGACAAGGTGGGTCTGCTAGGACCTGGGGAACCTGTAGGCAGTGTCTCTTCTTGGAATGCGAGCTTTTGTTACAGCATGAGAAATTGAGGTTAAGGATGGAGAGGCACTTACTGTGGACAAGACAGGTAATTTCTAACATCAGTGTGACTTGTGTAAGGTTCCTTCTGTAGTCTTTCCCTAGAAAAGACAGAGGCAGGTCAATCTCTACTGGCAGGGTCTTATCAGGGCTAGtggcaggagagcctaagggaataATCCTGCTTCTTACTCTCAAGGGCTAGATTGGTACCATTGCTAAGCCTGGGTCTACGCAGATTGTGTGCAGAAAATGACCCACGGAGAAGGAATCTGCCCAGAGTAACCAGGGAAGCTGGCCTCCCATCCATAGCCAGCTGATCTTGTGCACTAGTCGTTTGACTGATGGCTCAGGAGCATCAGGGCTGGTCATTCCCGGTGGCTCTGCTCAGGACATATGTTTCAGTCGGCTGAGGCCTTTCTCAAGACAGAATAGTGCACTGGGGAAGTCAGACCTGGCTTCCACCCTGGCCcatcacttaccagctgtgtgctTGGGAAAAGTTGTTTATCCTGTCGGTGCCTCTGTTTTCTCGTCTCTACAATGGAGATAATACTTACCTTTTGGGGTCATTGTCaggtttataaaagaaaatgcatgGGAAGATCTtggcacaatgcctgacacatactaAATACTCCCAGTGGTTGCTATTGTTACTATCATTTTAATCTCCAGAGAGTTAGGGGAAGGAGAGCATCAAAGGGCTGGAAGAGACCTCAAGGGATCATCCAGTCCAGACAGGCCCCTGACTTTCAGTAGATAAGAAATTATTGCTCCCATTTTATGAGTCAGCAAAAGCATGGAGATGAAGGCCATGCCCAAGGTCATCTGAGGGAGAGAAGGTGAGTTTGGACACTCAGCCTCCTGCTTCCAAACCAAGTACTTGTGACTGGAGGGCTATGTTAGCTACATCACAGTGACACACCAAGGACAGGTCAGCCCAGGACAAAGCCAATGGTTGAGATGGTCACCAGCCACCAGAGCCTAGCTGCACCCTCACACCTCCAACTCCTTGCAACTCTCATCTCCTGCTCAAGTGAGGATTCCCTGCTGCCCCTGCTCACCTAAGGGGCCAACACCGCTTCTGTGGCTTCTTACTTCTCTAAGTCATTTGGAAGATCAAGGTGTTCTGAGGTATGGGGTTGGGGGATAGGAGTGAACTGAACGTTGGCTGGGCTGGTCAAACACCATTAAAGGACGAAGtctgaagaaatgaaaagaaagacaaacacaaaGACAGTCACTTCTTTGAACAAAGGTGGTCTGACTGGGGTGAGAAGAAAACAGGCTCAAAGGCCTGGGCAGTTCCCAAACCATTTTAGTCTCCAGAAGAATACAATCAGAGAAAGTAGTACATCCTATCAGAGATCCAGGGGTGACCAATGTGTGGTCCAGATATGTATTGTAGTGTCCTAGGTGTAGGGCTTACTCTGTGGTTAATGCTCGGCCTTATGGATATACATGAAAAAGTCAGGACTGGTTAGACCAAACCAAATGCTGGCTGACCTGCTGGAGGCAAGCTGTTTGGTGGCTAACCGTCCCAACACTGAGTCCCAGATAGTTTCTCAAGGTCCTGTGTTTCTGACTTTAGGGATTCAACCTCATTTAAAGAGTAGTGCTCCTCCCCACCATCCCCAAACCAAATAAGAGAGGCATATGCAGGTCCACCCCCTCTGGTTAGGGTCCTGGCCCAGTGTGGCcatggtggcagcaggagccCCCTCTGTCCATTGGGAAAATGGTTCTGAGGAGCAGGacaaggggaggaggaagcagccgTGAGCCCAGTAGAGCTGGGGCCTCTCAGGAGTTTAGAATAACGGAAGCTCTTGGGCCACTGAGCCTTGCTGAGCTTGATGCGTTATAAAATGAACAGCAGACCAATCTTCAGAGAGGTCATCCTTCCCGAAGATGGACCCAGCCTGACTCTGTCCTGGCACCTTCAGGCACATCCCTGCCCTGTGCTGATTTGGCCACGGTGGCTTCTGAGTGACTAGATGCATGAGTTACAGGACCCATGTCTGGGTTTAGTCCTGGGCTCCACCACTTATTAACCGTCAGATCTTGGAAAGAGGCTACTAGTAaacttctctatgcctcagtttcctctccattAAATACGGTTAAGGACTCGACCATCTCATGCAGCTGATGTGAGGGCTAGAGAGCTTTGCCCAGTGCCCTGTGAGCGACAGGTGTGACTGTTTCTGTGGGGGCTCAACAGTTTCTGGGCTTTGGGTTCCAGGTGCGGTTCCTGGAGCAGCAGAACCAGGTGCTGGAGACCAAGTGGGAGCTGCTGCAGCAGCTGGACCTGAACAACTGCAAGAACAACCTGGAGCCCATCCTGGAAGGCTACATCAGTAACCTGCGGAAGCAGCTGGAGACGCTGTCgggggacagggtgaggctgGACTCGGAGCTGAGGAACGTGCGGGACGTGGTGGAGGACTACAAGAAGAGGTGAGCGAGAGGGCGCCCCCTGCAGCTCGACAGCTGCCCTGTCCCTCTGAACGCATCCTGCCCTTGGGGCCCTGGCAGCTACCCCAGCTTAAAGTTTTtggaggtggggggcagtgtCATTGGCACATGAAGCAGAATCACCCTCCAGAACAAAACTCCGGAACTTGCTCTCTGCCCCTCCAGCCTCTGGCCTGACACTTGGGACAAATGTCCAGCTTAGTTAGTTGGACATTGGTCAGAGGATTAACTCTGGCTCTAGGGTGAGGGAAACCTTGGGTAACCACTATGTTTCCCCAAGCTTCTGTGTCCTCATTGTTAAAAGGGGCTTAAGCCCATCGACCTCCAAGAACTGCTATGAGGACTAACTCCAGAAACACTCCCATTCATTTGTAAGGCTTTATTCAAATGTCGAGGGAGAAGATTGCTTCTTGCTTTCTCTGAGATTTCCCACAGGACACTCACTCTACGTGctctttcttaatttttgaagCTGAATCTTTAACAATTTCCTTCTTCCAAACTTGGTTACCAGGTCCCCTCCCTCAGGAAGCCTTCCTTGCCTGGCTGGCCCCACTGGCCCAGTACTCCACAGCCCCTCAGCACCTGTGCCCTCTGACAGACACACTACCCCTCATTCAGGGTCTTCCCTGGGAAAATGAGGTTCCTTAGTGAGACGTATTAACCAACCAAGCCCTGGCATTTCCGCAGGTATGAGGAAGAAATCAACAGGCGGACAGCTGCAGAGAACGAGTTTGTGCTGCTCAAGAAGGTGagggggccgaaaccggtttggctcagtggatagagcgtcggcctgcggactcaagggtcccaggttcgattctggtcaagggcatgtaccttggttgtgggcacatccccagtggggggtgtgcaagaggcagctgatcgatgtttctctctcatcgatgtttctaactctctatccctctctcttcctctctgtaaaaaaatcaataagatatattaaaaaaaaaaagaaggtgagGGGGAGGCAGGCCCTGAGTCCAGGCTGCCTGGAACCCAGAGACGCTGAGCCTGCagtgtgctctgctctcagagaAAGTGAGCTGATTCAGAAACAGTGAGGTGAAGGCAGGGAACCGCGATGAAAAACTACtcagaaaagagaatacaaaggcAGGAGAGGATGATGGCCTTCCTGATGTTTCCCATGGGTGGGTCTGTCCATAGTGAAGAGCAGCCAAAGGTGACACACAGGTTCCCCTGCAGCCTCAGGGTCTGCTCATACATCACAGAGATGACAGACAACAGCCTGGCTGGGGCCTCCTTCCTTTAGGGGTGCCCATCCTTGctgatggggcagagtttcaggatgttccttcctctccttttccatgGGCCCCTCAAGGAGAAGAAGGGGCCACTCACCTGTGCAGGGCACCAAGGCTGGGGCAGTTGTTGCCTCCTCGGGTGCACTGGCAGTGACCAGGGGATGGCTGGGGCATCTTTCAGGACGTGGACGCAGCTTATGCCAATAAGGTGGAGCTGCAGGCCAAGGTGGACTCCATGGACCAGGAGATCAAGTTCTTCAAGTGTCTCTTTGAAGCCGTGAGTCTGTCTCTCCACTCTACCCCTCTGAGGGCAGGCAGTGGGTAAAACTCTAttctgggggctgggagaggcatgGAGGCCCTCGCTCTGAAGGTGAGGGAGAGGCAGTCATTCATCTCCCACTTCAGCCCTGAGAGGCTCCTCAATCTCCACCTTCTGGGTGGGAAGGAAATGGACCCAGCCCTGGCTCCATGGTGGCAGGAATCTGGGGCCCAGAGGGAACTCACCAAGCCCAGGGAGCAACAGCCTTGGTTGGGAACCAAATGTTTGACATCACCAGGATTTGCTCACCTTCCTTGGGGAAGGTTTTGGCCTTTGACAGTCAAGTCCTGAGACTATCCTTGTTTCCCTGCAGGAGATCGCTCAGATCCAGTCGCACATCAGTGACATGTCTGTCATCCTGTCCATGGACAACAACCGGGACCTGAACCTGGACAGCATCATAGACGAGGTTCGGGCCCAGTACGAGGAGATTGCCCACAAGAGCAAGGCTGAGGCCGAGGCCCTGTACCAGACCAAGGTGAGCTGGGCCTGAGAGGGCAACCCCAGCAAGCATGAGGGCTGGGTCTGATCGTTCCCAGAACAGAGGCAGTGTCCAGTCAAGTGTTCAGTGTGCCCTGCCCCGTGACATCACCAACCCGAGACATCAGTTGCTCCCACACCATGTTTACCATGCTCATCCTTGGCTCTGTGCTCTGGGGTCCCCAGTTCCAGGAactgcagctggcagccggccGGCATGGGGACGACCTGAAAAACACCAAGAATG
Encoded proteins:
- the LOC129147030 gene encoding keratin, type II cytoskeletal 71, with the translated sequence MSRQFTCKSGAAAKGGFSGCSAVLSGGSSPSFRAGGKGLSGAFGSRSLYSLGGSRGISYNVASGSGKSGGYGFGRGRASGFAGSMFGSVALGPVCPTVCPPGGIHQVTVNESLLAPLNVELDPEIQKVRAQEREQIKALNNKFASFIDKVRFLEQQNQVLETKWELLQQLDLNNCKNNLEPILEGYISNLRKQLETLSGDRVRLDSELRNVRDVVEDYKKRYEEEINRRTAAENEFVLLKKDVDAAYANKVELQAKVDSMDQEIKFFKCLFEAEIAQIQSHISDMSVILSMDNNRDLNLDSIIDEVRAQYEEIAHKSKAEAEALYQTKFQELQLAAGRHGDDLKNTKNEISDLTRLIQRIRSEIENVKKQASNLETAIADAEQRGDNALKDARAKLDELEAALHQGKEELARMLREYQELMSLKLALDMEIATYRKLLESEECRMSGEYPSPVSISIISSTSGSSGYGFRPSSVSGGYVASSGSCISGVCSVRGGDARSRGSASDYKDTLGKGSSLSAPSKKAGR